gcgtttgaccggctgctaaaagtagctagcgagcgatcaactcggaatgagggcctatattgttaTTCATCACATTTTATGTGGAATAAACTAAATACTTTAAACGGTTCATCTGACAGTGCTGACTAGGTCATACTAACCAGTAGAGGCCCACAAAGTATACAGGTAGCACAGTGCTGGCTCCGGATTGTTTTGTGAGCCTGGACTCAGGTAGGGGTATGTTCCTCTGGGCCAGCTGTTCAACCAGCAAAGACATAGGGTCTATAATGGACCAGTGATCAAACAAGTCCTTCCCAATCATTTGAGGAATTAGGAAGTCCTACAGGACAAGAGAAAGTCTGTTATAGGATATTCAGAACTCAAAGTTGTACGAAATGTTGTAAACACAATGCAACTTACCTGGAGAAATAACCCTGTTTTATCAGGACCAGTGCTTTGCAGGAGAGCTCCGATAACGGCATAGAGCGTTCTCTGTAGGGTTGTGGGAGACAATGGACACTCTGAGCTCAGTGTTAGATCTTCAATCCCTATATTTTGAGCAACATGACACAAAACCTGCTGGCTAGTGAGGGAGTCAACCACAGCTTCCACGCCAGCAGGTGGCAGATTTGGAAAGTTCTTCTTCAACGTATTGGTTAGGTATGACACAGTGAAGGCCGAACCATCTTCTTCGAGCTTGTGGTTATCCTGCAGGTTCAAAGCAGCAATTTCTTTGTCCAACCCCAGCTCTCGGCGACGGTTCTCCTCTTCGGTCACATAGGAATCGTTCACAAAAGCAGTTTTTAAAACATCAATTGAGAAAGCCTCATTTAGACGCCTGGAGAAAGCCACGATCTCTGCATGGTAATCAAAATttggctgctgggacctgtagatTTAGAAAAGACATTCAAGTATAGGCTTAAAGCAATAAGAATTCTTGCTCTTCTTATAGTTAAATACTCATTAAAGGTGCAATGGTACTCATACCTAACTTCATATATTTGTTCTGTGTTTCATAGCTAATGAAACAAGTAAACTATTTTTTAGTTCATAAAACGAAGGCCTAATTCAGGTCGCATTGCAAACGCGATGTGACCACAGTTTCTGAGAAGCACCCGCTGTGCGCATGCTCCGTCCTGCGCACATAATTAATGCGGTTGGCCCAcattaactgcgaacgcctctgcctattgCCTTTGTTGCTGCTTCCAATTATGTGGGCTCTACACCTCACTGTTGCCTGACTACTGAACGGACACTACTAAAGAAGTGATATCCTCGGGACATCTTTCATATACTGGGATATACGCATTAAACAGTAAGTCTTGGACTGGGTGATAGAAAGATGCACACAGAGGCAGTGGGGGGTACAGTTAGATGCACCGAGAGGCAGTAGATGGTACAGTTAAATACACGAGAGGCAGTAGGGGGGTATGCGGTTGTtagatcgacagtcaataggtcttcCACTATTGGATCGACATTGACACAAGGTGATATGACAAAGGTCAACAAAGgaaaatttttcatactttacgatccacatagaCTATGACTGAGAATAGTAACGAAGCATGGTGAGAGAAGAGAGCCATgataggggacatggtgcactaattggggttcctgctgATTGTCCAAAGTAAACGACATTGAAATCAGTCAAAAAAACTCATGCTGGCCTTTTTCAAGTCGACCTtcaatccatgttgacctttttcctgtgtcgacctagacacggtcGACCCTATGAGCCACACCCAGTAGTACAAgtaagatgcacagagaggcagtgggggCTACAGATGGACgcacagagaggcagtgggggCTACAGGT
The Pseudophryne corroboree isolate aPseCor3 chromosome 4, aPseCor3.hap2, whole genome shotgun sequence DNA segment above includes these coding regions:
- the MRPL44 gene encoding large ribosomal subunit protein mL44, with the protein product MSSRPDAQECTPHLRPGRAGQADRGDFLHGTIILCCHGLSFPGEAVQSAHQSPSRHIAMSSLLSGLRSLAVTGLCYTPVRGKKRWLRPYLRLLARKRLLEPPPVPVPRSQQPNFDYHAEIVAFSRRLNEAFSIDVLKTAFVNDSYVTEEENRRRELGLDKEIAALNLQDNHKLEEDGSAFTVSYLTNTLKKNFPNLPPAGVEAVVDSLTSQQVLCHVAQNIGIEDLTLSSECPLSPTTLQRTLYAVIGALLQSTGPDKTGLFLQDFLIPQMIGKDLFDHWSIIDPMSLLVEQLAQRNIPLPESRLTKQSGASTVLPVYFVGLYCDKTLIAEGPGETIIAAEEEAARVALRKMFGFAESRRPWDYCASRQETTNKKAINQ